The Komagataella phaffii GS115 chromosome 4, complete sequence genome includes the window GGGAGAGCTATATTTGGAGTATCATAGAGGAACGTATACTACGCAAGCAAAGGTGAAGCAGTATATGAGAACTCTTGAATCACTGATGCATGATCTAGAGTTGATCGCAACTTATGTGTCCTTGAACCATGTCAGCTACGTCTAccctttgaagaaaattaACAGAATATGGGAAgatattcttctttgccaGTTCCACGATGTCTTACCAGGATCATGCATCGAGATTGTTTACAAGGAAGAAGTCCTCCCAATGCTGGGTAAAAGGGTGGATGATCTGCGTGAGCTTATTGATGAAGCTTTGGGAAAAGTTGGTGTCAGATACTGTGGAACTAACGAGAAACCAATGTTATTGAATACCTTCAGCTGGCCTAGGAGTACTATTCATGATATTGCAGGCACTCCTGTCTTATTCAACTCTATTGAACAAAACTTGAACATGTGTATCATAAAAAAGAAGGTCAAGTATCCTGTATCAGTTACCAGGGACGAAGATGATTACATTCTAGATAACTCGAAACTCAAAGTTCGAGTCAACAAGAAGGGAATTATTACCAGTCTTTATGATATTGTCAACGACAGGGAAGTTATTGATATTTCACCAGAAGGTAGAAATACTCGTGGAGCCAACGCTTTTGTGctctttgatgatgaaccGTTAAATTTTGATGGCTGGGATACTGAACTATACAATGTCAACACATTTAGGTATGTTGACGATGTTATTTCCAGTGAACTTGTTGAGGAAGGGCCGTTAAAAGTCTCTATCAGCTTCAAACACCGGATTAGTGGCTCTAgtcaattgaagaatgtaATCTCATTGGAAGGCAGTGATGATTTGGAATCAGTTTCCCTAGTGAAGTTTGAGACATTTGTGGATTGGAATAAGTCACACAAGTTTTTAAAGGTCGAGTTTCCAGTTGACATTAACCAAGAATACGCTAGTTACGAAACGCAATTTGGGATCACCAGGCGACCGACTCACTTCAATACAACTTGGGATACAGcaaaatttgaagtttgCTCCCATCGGTTTGCTGACTATTCAGACTTTAATTATGGTGTATCTATCATCAATGATTCAAAGTATGGATTTGCTGTTCATGGGAATTTAATGAGGTTATCGTTGTTAAGAGCGCCAAAATATCCGGATGCGCATGCTGATATTGGTAAGCATTACTTCAACTATGCTATTTATCCCCACAAAGGACCGCTTTCCTCACAGACTGTGAAATTAGGTTTGGAATTTAATGACAGACTTAATGAGCAGGCATACACCTTCACGGGGTCCCCTATAGACTTTACGGAATTGGTGAAGATAAAAGGTGATGATAATTTGATCTTAAGCAACGTCAAAAGAGgtgaagacgatgatgatttGGAGAACTGGGAACCCAACTTGCCCAAGAAGCACAAGAAGAGCATTGTGATCAGAGTATATGAGGCTCTGGGAGGTGCATCCAAAGCTGTCATTCGGGTGGGAAAACCTATACAAAAAGTTACCAAGATTACCGGACTAGAGGAAGACCTGAAAGATGTTGACTTTGACAAGGAGACTAACTCGTTCAAAGTGAAATCTagagcttttgaaatatccagtttcaaaattgtcCTTAAGTAGTCAGTTACATTTTCGTTCGCGTTCACATTGAAACCCTGATAGAATAAACTCTGTAGTCTAATTATTCCATGTCTCTGGATGCTTCCAAACACGTCAAGTACTTTCAACTATGCCTTGATATGTTGCCTTCAAGGTTTGAGGAGGAGGACTCAAATAAGCTGGCAATAGTGTACTTTTCTCTGTTGGGGTTGTTGTTATTACGAGACAAACAATCTGAAGACATCGTTAATATCAATCgagaagagaagattgaATGGATTTATAAGCATTATCTGCCTGATAAATCAGGTTTTAGAGGAAGTCTTCTGTATGATCTACAGTTGAATCAGCCAAAGGACAGCACCAATAGTAATGAATATGATGTGCCTAATATGGCCGCAACGTTGTTTagtcttcaaattctttacatgttcaaagataaaaGAATCATGGACAGACTGGATAAAAATAGGATAATGAGTTTCGTCTCCCAATGTCAAACTGAAGATGGGTCGTTTAAATCTTGTTTAGGCCGAGACGGAATTGCATTTGGTGATTCGGATCTTAGGCATTGTATGATAGCTTGCACGATACGGAGGATTTTATCTGGTTGTGAAACTACAACTTTTCAGGACGATATTAATGtagaaaagttgaaagatcATATAATGCAATGTCTGAACTACAATGGAGGACTTGGAGGTTCGCCTAACGAAGAAAGCCATGCAGGTCTGACATTTTGTGGATTGGCATCGCTCAAACTACTTGGTGCAGAGTTAAATCCGAACGAATGGAGAAATACCATCAGATGGCTTTGTCACAGGCAGATACAATCCCAGTCCGGTGACGATAACAACGGTGGCTTTAATGGTAGAGAAAACAAATCCGCTGATACATGCTATTCTTTCTGGGTAATTGGATCGCTGAAATTATTCAATATGGAGCATCTAATCGaccaaaaacaaatcaAGCAATACCTAATCACAGTGACTCAAAATAAATTTATGGGCGGATTTACTAAGACCAGTGAGGTTAAGATATCGGACCCGCTACACAGTTCTTTGGCATTATGCACATTAAGCATTTTAGGGTTCCCAGGTTTGGCTCAGTTGGATCTAGTAACCATGACACCCTTATAAACTGACACTAACGTCTCATGAGATAGAAATTTATATCTATACTATATACAGTTGAGCAATTGAACTGCTTGTTTAAAAAGTGGAAGCTACTTTGATTAGCTCTTCGTAGATACACCAGGCGATACCAGCGGAACCAGCTTTTCTTATTAGTCTCAAAGAAAGCCCATTGAACATTCTTGAAACACCTTCATTTCTCACTAACGAAATACCTGTTCCCCATAATGTTGGGTATTTTTGAGGGTAGAGCTGCATGCAAGTTTTAATTGTGTCAAATGGAGCAGTGATGATAGTTGAAAGTGAGGCCGAAAGGGTGGCCGACATGGAGTTAATTAATGCagacttggaagaagagtatACAGACTTATCGCTTGGGTCCCCCCGATCTATTAATTTCGGCAACCAAGACTTGAAGTGTTCGTAGAACAGGACATAGAGCCCAGCATTTGGTGCGTCTCTTGCTGTGGTAGCCCAAAACCCGTTGAAGAACCCTCTAGGACCCTCCCGCGTAAGTATATCCTTGAAGGCCATACCCATGCTGGAGTAGTTATATGATACGGACTCGTATCTGACCTTAATGACGGTGACTGGCATAGTAACAAATCCTATAACTGACCTTGCGAACATACCGGTAATGAGGTTTTCACTAGAGGAAAGTTTTGGTAGCCTGCTACTTCGGTTCATAGAAACAGTTTGTGCCTTCTGTTCGGCAACAAAAGTTCTGGtaatattcaaaaatgtGAGGTAAAGAGCACTTCCTACTGATGTTCTGACACCAGACGGTATAGTCCCTCTCCATAAATCTGTGACATGAGAtattctcttcaattcaCTGGTTATAGTGGCATTCTTAGTTTGTTGAACCCTCGTCTTCAATAAGTCTAATGGTTGAAGAcaaattgatgaagtcAACCCTCCTACAAATCCAGCCACAAGATGCGTGGATGAGGTATTGGAGTTATTGGACATGTTGGAGGGTTGGAAAGAAGGCCGAGTGTGTTAACCTGGGCAGAGGGCAGATTCCGGGGGGAGATATGCACTTTACAAAAAATTCTCGACGGGAAGAAATGACTTCTGATTGATTGCTAAGACCGGATGTTGACACCGTTTCTTAGTTCTACTTCTACTAGTTTACAATGGTCTATATATAATGCTATTTTGAGTCCACTAAGCTAAATGCTGTTTCTCTTAGCATAGTCAATGATTAGTTTTTCACTCATTTGTACAACAATCGGTTTGGTATCTGCAATGACACTAGAGATAATTCTGGAGGTTAGCTTGCATACATAAGCCGGTTCTGTTCCTTGATAATAATTCCAATCAAGGTCTAGTTTGCGAAGATAATCTCTGGATAGACcagctctttcttcttcgtttAGGATTTTATCGCTATGCAACACCGAAATATTCCTGTAAACCCATTGATCTAGTGGTTGATGCAATCCTATCCCGTGATACTTAGAGCAGCTCTCTTTTAGAGCCCAATACTGTGTTagaatttcaaattgtCTATCTTCTGTGTGTCGAGGAAGTTCACGTTCAAGAAAGTTCGTTTCGTCTGGGTGAAAAATATCAGAAAAGGATCGTAAAAGCTGTATTGGGTCCtcttgaaactgtttgattGTTTGTATATCAGCCAAATCGATTCCTAATTGCTTAATCGAAGGTTTTTCAGACTCACTTCCCAGTTTTTGTGCATCTTTTCTTCGAAAGACAATTCCTACTACAGATTCATCGTCTGCCATATTATattccaattgttttaTAGATGGCTTGCCACACGGTGCCACAGTTATCTCAGGTTCAAACAGGGTGTCCATCTCATAGTTTAAGGACAGAATTGTTCTTAGCAACAAGCCTCCTAGTAAGGCCATCCTCTGATCATGTCTATTCTTTCTCGCTAGGATTCTGTTACGCTGTTTCAACGACAATTGACGTAAACACAGTTCCATTAAATAATCATCTTCTAACTCGTTGCCGACTTTGACCACTACAAGaatatttctttctccttctgTCAACTGCTTCCAATGTTGAAAGACATCGtccattcttcaacgaaGAAGTTTATTAGAACAGTATTACCTAATCTGAGAAGTTCAAGGCGACGTGTACTGATCCATATGGTCCCATCATCACTGCATGATATTCTGGATTCTTAGGCTATCGGAGTCGTGTATCTACCAGAACTTTATCACAAGCCAAGCGGAGAAGATCATATTTAAGGCCCATCTTCCCCAACCTCGAGTAgtgtttgttgttgtgcCATCTGTTATCAAGCCGTCCGAAATGTCCAGTATACGTGAAGAAATGGTGACTTCGGCAGTGGAGTTTCTAAAGAACCCACAGATTGCCGATTCGCCTCTTGCAAAAAAGATCGAATTCATTGAAAGCAAAGGCTTGAATGAAGCCGAGGTTAAGGAGGCATTGCTGAGATCACAGGGTGGTAATGGTTCGTCCTCAGTTGCCTCCCAAGTGTCATCGTATTCTCCCTCAGCATCTCAGTCTAGTGTAGCGCCATCTCCTCCTCCTTTTCCTGATCATTATAGAAATGCCCCGCCATTGCCCGAAAGAGACTGGAAAGATTATTTTGTAATGGCTACAGCTACTGCCGGTGTTTCGTTTGGGCTTTATAAAGTCATCAGCAACTACGTTTTACCAAAACTTCTGCCCCCTTCGAAGGAAGCTATTGAGTTGGATAAAGAAGCTATTGATCGTGAATTTACTCGCGTGGAAGCTCTGCTCAACacgtttgaagaagaccaaaaaGCGTTTTATGAGGAACAAAGAGAGAAGAGCGGCAAGATTGAAGATACTCTGACTGAAATTGATGCAATAATTTCCAAAACTAACGAGAAGAATTTAAATAACGAGGAATCCTTGAAGTATTTAAAGCTGGAGATTGAGAGCATAAAGAATACGTTGATGAAAAACATTGATTCGCAAAAGTCTACCATTTCCAGTGAACTTGGTAGTATTGAAGCCCAATTAGATGAATTAAAGAAACTCATTGTAGCGAAACCTGAAGATGAACCCATCCGAGCAGCTCCCCAGCCGTCATTAACAACCGGCGCTAATAGCTTAACCTCCGAAAGCTCTGGTAGGTCTTCAATTCCTCACAGCCAGTCTGTACCAATAAGGACACAACTCACAACTCCTCCATCGGACTCTGACACATCTGGTCCTGCCAAATTGCACATTCCGCCAGCAACATCGATCCCATCATTAAAGGACAttttgagaaaagaaaagaatagaACCGTCGatactttttcaaagagtaATCTAGGTAAGGACCTGGAAAGCGTGGCTCAGTCCGATCCAGATAAAGTTGAGAAGTACGAAGGCCGCAGAGATCTTAAAAGTTTGGAGCGTCCCGAGGAGGACGAGAAAAAGGAGGACGACGTTGAAGATGGAGGGGATAAGGACAAACTGGCTTCTTCCCTGGAGTCCGTCAAGCTTCCTCCAAGCTCCGAGCAGGTACAAGCACCAGCTCCAAAAGAGAGGACATCGAGTAGTTCTTCTAGAAGCGGTATACCAGCTTGGCAGTTGGCAGCTCAAAGCTGAGTTGTCATGATTAATAATTTTGTATTTATGTATCGCTGTTGATCAACGGTAATAGAAAGTTACTTACTTGAGAAGCTCAGCTTCTGGGCGCATTATGCATTGAAATTTACCGAGGAGGCAGTATCTAGATGACAAGGATTCATAAGCATCCAGACAAAATCAGATTCTGTAACGAGGCGGATATATCATGGAAATGAACTGAATCAAGTGTGTTATGAAATTACCCCACTAAATCTGAGTTTTCTCACACAGATTTAGTGTCGATGCGAATAGCCAGATCAGTATTATTGAATCTGGCTAGACTTGGACGACATTTGAGCAAAATGAAGTGTAAGGTTCTGTGCATTTGAAACCATGATCAGCTAGAGCAAACTAAAACTAGCAAATACAGACAGTGAACAGAGGCCAAAAAGTCCTCTACATTACCTGGGCGACTGAGCTGAAAACTGAATCTTTCTCACTTCGCTTATCTTCAAGTGAGATTTTACTTTTTTCATTGTGTcacaattttttttctccattttttttccctgAAGGTATTAGTCATCCTACACAGCGACCATGAACCAACTGAATATCAGAGGTTTGGCCCAGAGAAGTAGAGCCAAGTTGTTCAGCCGATCATTTGCTTCAACTGCAATTTCTCGAGGTCAAAATTTGactgaaaaaattgttcaaaagtaCGCCGTGGGACTTCCTGAAGGTAAATTTGTCCATAGTGGAGACTATGTGACAATCAAGCCTGCACATGTGATGTCCCACGATAATTCATGGCCTGTTGCTCTGAAATTCAAGGGTCTGGGTGCATCAAAGGTGTTCGACAACCGTCAGATCGTTAACACCTTGGATCATGATGTGCAAAacaaatctgaaaaaaatttggaaaaatacGAGAACATCAAGAACTTTGCCAAGGAACAAGGAATTGATTTCTATCCAGCTGGGAGAGGTATCGGGCACCAGATCATGATCGAAGAAGGTTACGCTTTCCCTCTAAACGTAACTGTTGCATCAGACTCGCATTCGAATACCTATGGTGGTATTGGGGCTCTTGGAACTCCTGTTGTTCGGACGGATGCCGCTTCTATCTGGGCTACAGGTCAGACGTGGTGGCAGGTTCCTCCCGTTGCCAAAGTGGAGCTCAAGGGAAAGCTTCCCAAAGGTGTCACTGGGAAAGATGTCATTGTGTCTCTTTGTGGATTATTCAACAATGATGAGGTCTTGAACCACGCTATTGAATTCGttggagaagaaattgaaaatcttCCAGTTGACTATAGACTCACCATTGCCAATATGACCACCGAATGGGGTGCTCTCTCTGGTCTTTTCCCTGTTGATGACACTCTGATCAGATGGTACACGAATAGAATGATCAAGTTAGGGCCTGGCCATCCCCGTATCAATGAAGAGACTTTGTCCGATTTGATTACCAACAAGATGGATGCTGACCCCGATGCTTACTACGCCAAAACCTTAACAGTAGACCTCTCCACCATGTCTCCGTACATATCCGGACCAAACTCTGTAAAGATTTCTAATTCTCTGGAGGATCTGTCCAACAAGAACATGAAGATAAACAAGGCCTATTTGGTCTCATGTACCAATTCCAGACTGTCCGACATAAGGGCTGCTGCTGATGTTATCAAGGGTAAGAAAGTTGCTCCTGGTGTCGAGTTTTACATTGCAGCCGCCTCCAGTGAAGTTCAGAAAGAGGCTGAATCTGATGGTTCGTGGAATTCATTGATCGATGCCGGTGCTATTACTTTACCGGCAGGTTGTGGTCCCTGTATTGGTCTAGGAACTGGTTTGTTGGAAGAAGGCGAAGTTGGTATTTCCGCTACCaacagaaacttcaaaggtAGAATGGGGTCAAAGGATGCGCTCGCATTCTTGGCTTCCCCAGAAGTTGTTGCAGCATCTGCAGTGATGGGTAAGATTGCTGGAccagaagaagttgagGGAAACCCAGTAAAACGTGTCAGAGACCTTAAAAAGAGCATAATTATTCACGAACCTGAACAATCGGAATCTGCAGGAGGAGCTGTGGAAGTTCTTGCTGGTTTCCCCGAGTCGATTGAAGGTGAGCTAATTCTCTGTGATGCTGATAACATCAATACTGACGGTATCTATCCAGGAAAATACACTTACCAGGACGATGTTTCTCGTGAAAAAATGGCCGAAGTCTGTATGGAGAATTACGACCCAGAATTCGGAAGCAAAACCAAACCGGGCGATATTATTGTGTCAGGTTATAACTTTGGAACAGGGTCTTCAAGAGAGCAAGCGGCTACCGCAATCTTAGCCAGAGACATGAAGTTGATTGTGGCAGGTTCCTTTGGTAATAttttttccagaaattCCATTAACAACGCCTTACTGACTCTTGAGATCCCTAAGTTAATCAACATGCTAAGAGAAAAGTATTCCAGTAACGAGGAGAAGGAATTGACCCGAAGAACTGGATGGTTCCTCAAATGGGATGTCAAAGCCGCTACCGTGACTGTTACTGACGGCAAGAGTGGAGAAGTTgtcttgaaacaaaaagttggagaatTGGGAACCAATCTGCAAGATATCATTATTAAAGGCGGTCTTGAAGGTTGGGTCAAGGCCAAACTGGCCGAAACCAGTACGTAGAGTGACATTGTCACAAtatatttatttatttattgaTAGAATAGAAATTCCTGTATCTACCTACTAATATACAGAGTGTTTACTAAACCGTCCTTCcctctttttctctcaCTTACAACGAGCCAACTTCCTTGACTACCTCGTCGAAAGAATCTTTGTACTCTTCGGCTGTTTTGCTTTCTCCCTTCTTGCTCTTGTTAGCATTTGGAACGATCATGACACAAGAAGTTGGGCGCTTGGTAGCTCCAGCAGATCCCAGATCCTCCTTAGAAGGTAAGAACAAATATGGAACGTTACTATCCTCACATAAAACTGGAATATGAGAAATAACATCTGGTGGTGAAATGTCACCTGCAATGATCACTAACCCTTTCTCTCCCTTTCTTAAGGATTTCACGACCTCTTTAACACCTCTTCTCACATGCTTGGCTTTGGAAGCCTTCTTGACAGTTTTGAGAACCTTTTTGTTAAGCTTTTTAGAGGCTAAAGGTTTAGCAAAAGGCAAAAGTGCAGGCAACTTCTTGTCGTAGTTGTCTTCAGTTTCCTCCTTACTGGCgctcttctctttttttgaCATTGTTTGATAGTTGAATTATCGGaaactaaaaaaaaatttcaactATACCAGCttacaaaaaaaaatttaagCACTGAGAACTTGGTCGTGTCCACTCTATTTTACTAGATATTTGTATCAAGCTTAAGTAATAATTTGAACTAAGGTCGTGCATTCACAACTTTGCTTTACTATCTCAGAAAGCACTACTTCACTTCAGGAAGAGACATAAGGTGAACATgtcttcaaagaaggaCTCTTCCAAGAGAATGTCCCTCTTCGGACCGCTGAAGGGTACCGGAATACTTGGATTTGGTCACAATGACACTAAACAGCAGCATGGCCACAAAAAGACTCTTTCGGACTCAAATACCAAAAGGAAACAGACTATTCTCCTACCAGATGACCGACTCCACAGTTCAGACGTTTCAAGGGCTTCTTCTAATACTATTTCTGATTTACCACTTCCGAACGCTCCCAAGACGAATCTTTCACTCTCGCCTGATTTTGCGAGATCCTTTTCACCTCCTCGTATGGTTGATTCGCAGTTTCATCCGTCTGTGATGAATGGTCAACAACTCCAAGCTGAAGTATCGACAGAGGAATTTAACTTTCATTCCTCGCACATAGCTCCTGCCAAGTCTCTAACACGGAGACGACCTCCGCCCAGAGATCCGTCGCCAGTAAAGGATCAGTTGAATCATGGTTCAAATGCTGaggttcttcaagagaagatCACTGTCAAGGAAAGCAATGACACCGGCgcagaaaaagaactggaaagGGTCAACAATTCTGAAGCTTCTACTCAGGTCAACaatattgttgaaggaGAAGACTCGGGTTTTACGCCTGAGACTAACTATTCCACCGGTGTAACTAATGATGTAAATGATATTTCCACAAATTTGAAGTTAAACACAACAGCAGCCGTTAGCTCTTCCAGTAATAAATCGATCTCATCAACACCATTAAACAAAATTATCTCATCTTTAGAAAATGAGCTCAACGAGATGAGAGATAATGATGCAAGTTCAACAAGTCTTGGTCAGTATAGCTCTTCCTTTTCACAGCAATCTTCAGTGTATTCACCTCTCAATTTTAATGGTAGAAGGGCAACTAGTGACGAAAGGAAGTCCTTAGATTCAAGTATCTATTCTTCTCATACCGAAAATTCGCAGCAATCTCACACGTCCCTCTTAAGAAATGAGATCAATGCGCTGCTAATATCTGACGATATCAACCACGAAATACAACAAAAAACGTACACTGAGAACAATAATGACGAAGATTTGACAGACAACGAGGAGTCTTACAAGAAGGGCCATACAAGGGCTGCGCCCAGTGATGCTACGGTGAAAGTGTTTGACATACCTAGTGTTAATGTGCAGAAcgaaattgaagaggaggTTGTGGCAATTCCGAGGGAAAAAGCAGGCACCACTGACATCCATGCCCTATTGAATGATGGAACCATTTCACCCCCAGTTTTTGTTCCTCCTCATGTTGATTCATCCCCTAGAAGTTCATGCACTAGTGGTCAGAGTGGAGAAATTTTCTATGATATGAGTGAAGTAGCAAGTGCTGCTCGGTCTGATCATGCTAAGGACAATTTTAATAGTTTTTCTcatgaagacgatgaagacTACGATTATAATTATGATGACTACCTTGAAGGAAACGATTCTACAGtggttcaagaagaattagaaAGTACCCATTCCCAGAAAGACTTATTAGCAGAGACTAAGGCCAGTATAGAGTCGGatgatcaaagaattctTGGAAGCCATAGTGACCTGGAACCTTCTTTGAGTGCGCATTCTGAAGCCCATTCTGATTCTAGTGAGTCAGTTTCAATTGACCAATTTTCGTACGATCCAAATGAAAACCTGCAAAATCTGGGATCTAGTAATGCTGCTCCCATAGAGGAAAAAAGCAACTTAATCTATGctccaattccaagaaacacCAGGCGTGATTCTATGGAATTGGCAGATAGTGGTACAGCATCGTCACTGGAGCTGGAAGTAGAACAGGCTCCCGTTGTTAGTAATGAAAACAGCCCCTTAGTATCCCCACAGCTCCTAGCCAAAAATAATGAGGAAGAgatttttgttgaagaaccaaaaaaGCTCACGGTTATTAACACGGACGAAGACTTATCGCAACCACGGAAACTCTCCGTTGTTAACAGCGACCAAGATTTCTTGGAACCACTTGAGGCTGGGGATAACCAATTGCATGTCAATTCATCGCAATCTAACTTGAATTTAGCTGGAAATTATCAACATTCTGGAGCTAATTCTAGGCACTCTTCCATATCGAGGAACaagctttttgaagatagcTCGTCATCTGACGAAAATGAGTCGGATCACAGCAATATCAATTTTGTTGCAAGATCACCCATTCGAAAGATGTATGTCACTAATAATGCTAGTCCTCCAGATTTTTTTGTCCAGCGGTCGGAAGAAACCCATTTGGAACCAGTGTCTGATGATGGACATCATGTCGACCGATCTTCTCCTTTGTCCGCAGGAAAACGAGAtgatcaagaaaagaatgacTATGTATCTGCCTACGACCGAAGAGAGGCGTCATTTGTGGCTCCGTTGGTTCACGTTAATGAACCAACTGCTGTTGGATCAAAGGCATTGAATAGAAGGCCACCACCAGGAATCAGCACAGCACGTAAGACCCGCGGTGTATCTAACCCCCCTCCGCCAGAAATTTACGATACTCATATCCAAACCATAACTCCAGTTGATCCCTCTTTAAAACGACAAGCTTCAAACGAACACATAAAAGAAGTACATGAAGGTGAAGGAGTACCTTCGGCATATGTTCTCGCGTTGAGGGAAAGAGCTGGCATCTCTGTAAGCAAAGTCCCAGCTTCCGAATGGAAGCTTCCACTAGCTATTCGACCTCATAAATCCACCTTTGCAAAGACAAAACCCAACTCCAAAATTAGTACAGTCAGCAGAAGGTTCCTGTCGAACTCTGACATCAAGCATGGAGGCAGTCTTAAGCCCCGTCTTCTGGCATCGGAAATCGATGATACTGATATGGTCATTCTTCCCAAAGAAC containing:
- a CDS encoding Putative mitochondrial transport protein, which gives rise to MSNNSNTSSTHLVAGFVGGLTSSICLQPLDLLKTRVQQTKNATITSELKRISHVTDLWRGTIPSGVRTSVGSALYLTFLNITRTFVAEQKAQTVSMNRSSRLPKLSSSENLITGMFARSVIGFVTMPVTVIKVRYESVSYNYSSMGMAFKDILTREGPRGFFNGFWATTARDAPNAGLYVLFYEHFKSWLPKLIDRGDPSDKSVYSSSKSALINSMSATLSASLSTIITAPFDTIKTCMQLYPQKYPTLWGTGISLVRNEGVSRMFNGLSLRLIRKAGSAGIAWCIYEELIKVASTF
- a CDS encoding Beta subunit of geranylgeranyltransferase type I — protein: MSLDASKHVKYFQLCLDMLPSRFEEEDSNKLAIVYFSLLGLLLLRDKQSEDIVNINREEKIEWIYKHYLPDKSGFRGSLLYDLQLNQPKDSTNSNEYDVPNMAATLFSLQILYMFKDKRIMDRLDKNRIMSFVSQCQTEDGSFKSCLGRDGIAFGDSDLRHCMIACTIRRILSGCETTTFQDDINVEKLKDHIMQCLNYNGGLGGSPNEESHAGLTFCGLASLKLLGAELNPNEWRNTIRWLCHRQIQSQSGDDNNGGFNGRENKSADTCYSFWVIGSLKLFNMEHLIDQKQIKQYLITVTQNKFMGGFTKTSEVKISDPLHSSLALCTLSILGFPGLAQLDLVTMTPL
- a CDS encoding Nuclear protein related to mammalian high mobility group (HMG) proteins, with the protein product MSKKEKSASKEETEDNYDKKLPALLPFAKPLASKKLNKKVLKTVKKASKAKHVRRGVKEVVKSLRKGEKGLVIIAGDISPPDVISHIPVLCEDSNVPYLFLPSKEDLGSAGATKRPTSCVMIVPNANKSKKGESKTAEEYKDSFDEVVKEVGSL
- a CDS encoding Peroxisomal membrane peroxin that is a central component of the peroxisomal protein import machinery, which gives rise to MSSIREEMVTSAVEFLKNPQIADSPLAKKIEFIESKGLNEAEVKEALLRSQGGNGSSSVASQVSSYSPSASQSSVAPSPPPFPDHYRNAPPLPERDWKDYFVMATATAGVSFGLYKVISNYVLPKLLPPSKEAIELDKEAIDREFTRVEALLNTFEEDQKAFYEEQREKSGKIEDTLTEIDAIISKTNEKNLNNEESLKYLKLEIESIKNTLMKNIDSQKSTISSELGSIEAQLDELKKLIVAKPEDEPIRAAPQPSLTTGANSLTSESSGRSSIPHSQSVPIRTQLTTPPSDSDTSGPAKLHIPPATSIPSLKDILRKEKNRTVDTFSKSNLGKDLESVAQSDPDKVEKYEGRRDLKSLERPEEDEKKEDDVEDGGDKDKLASSLESVKLPPSSEQVQAPAPKERTSSSSSRSGIPAWQLAAQS
- a CDS encoding Homoaconitase, catalyzes the conversion of homocitrate to homoisocitrate, which is a step in the lys gives rise to the protein MNQLNIRGLAQRSRAKLFSRSFASTAISRGQNLTEKIVQKYAVGLPEGKFVHSGDYVTIKPAHVMSHDNSWPVALKFKGLGASKVFDNRQIVNTLDHDVQNKSEKNLEKYENIKNFAKEQGIDFYPAGRGIGHQIMIEEGYAFPLNVTVASDSHSNTYGGIGALGTPVVRTDAASIWATGQTWWQVPPVAKVELKGKLPKGVTGKDVIVSLCGLFNNDEVLNHAIEFVGEEIENLPVDYRLTIANMTTEWGALSGLFPVDDTLIRWYTNRMIKLGPGHPRINEETLSDLITNKMDADPDAYYAKTLTVDLSTMSPYISGPNSVKISNSLEDLSNKNMKINKAYLVSCTNSRLSDIRAAADVIKGKKVAPGVEFYIAAASSEVQKEAESDGSWNSLIDAGAITLPAGCGPCIGLGTGLLEEGEVGISATNRNFKGRMGSKDALAFLASPEVVAASAVMGKIAGPEEVEGNPVKRVRDLKKSIIIHEPEQSESAGGAVEVLAGFPESIEGELILCDADNINTDGIYPGKYTYQDDVSREKMAEVCMENYDPEFGSKTKPGDIIVSGYNFGTGSSREQAATAILARDMKLIVAGSFGNIFSRNSINNALLTLEIPKLINMLREKYSSNEEKELTRRTGWFLKWDVKAATVTVTDGKSGEVVLKQKVGELGTNLQDIIIKGGLEGWVKAKLAETST